The genomic region CAGAATGCACCCTTGAGACGTCGCCCGTCGGCGTACACCACGAACAACTCGCCGCCGAGCACGATTGGCGCGATCGGGGCGGTCTCCCAGTCTTCGTTGAGCGAGGGCACGAGCAGCTCCCCGCGGGAGAGCACCTCCCCGGTGGCCGGGTCGATCTTCGCGTTTCCGAAGGTCGTCGTGTTCGCATTCGGATCGTACCGCCCCCAGAGCGCGTACGCCGAGTCGCCCGTGTCGATGGTGGCGGCCAGGCTGGTCCGCAAATCCTTCGGCGCGATCCCGTCCACGATGGCGGTGGCCTCTTCCGCGAGCGGATCGATCCGGGCGCCCATGAACGCGTCTCCGGTCGTCGCGCGGTATCGCGTATCCCACCAGGCCGCGAAGAAGCCCTCCGAGGAGCCGGCCACCCTCGGCTCCCGCTCGTCGTTCGGCGCGGTTCCCAGCGGGACGGCGTCGGCGAGGAGGAGCCCAGTGGCGTCGAACCGCGTCCCCCAGATCTGCACGCTGCCCGTTCGCGAATCCTCCCAGACCGCGGCGTAGGCGCCGTCCCGGAACGCCACGCCGGGCGCGCCCTGCTCGCCCTCGGCCTCCGCGATCGCAAACCGCTCGGATACCTCGATCGACCCGCCCACGTCGAGTAGCACGCCGTAGACGTCGTCACTCGCCGAGCCCTCCCCCACGTCTTCCTCCGACCACACCACCGCCGCGCTCGCGCCCGCGCCGAGGGCCGCGACGCAGCTGCTGAAAATGATAACGCCCTCATCGGGGGATCCGTACAACACCACTGGGCCGGACGTCGCCCCGGACTCCGGATCCACGATCGCGGCGAACACCGCGGCGTTCGTCGCGACGTACCAATTCCAGACCACCACGAAACCGGCACCCGCCGCGACAAGATAGTTTTCAAGATGGTTCTCCACTCCCTCGAGGACGAAACCGTCCGGGTCCGGCACCGAACCGTCCCAGAGAACGCGCACCGCGCGCACCTCCTCGCCGTCGTCGAACGCGATCAGCGCGCCGTCCGCGTTCGCGGCGGAGGTCAGGTTGTGCACGTACGAGCCGGCGCTGCAGAGATCGAACCCGCTCTCCCCGTCCAGCAGCGCTCCGGTCGAGCCGTCGATCCGCGTCGCGTGGAGCGTCGGCAGCCCGGAATTTCGCACCCAGGAGATGAGGTAGTCCCCTCCGTAGGTCCCCGCGAGCGCGGCCAGAGGCACGCTTCCCCCGGCGTCCGGCGCCAGCGAGATCTTGTCGCTGATCGCCTCGCCCGTTTCGGCGTCGATCAGCAGCCCCATGAGGCAGCCGCCGCCCGATTCGCAGCTCGCGACGTCCACGTCGAGCACGAAGTAGGTCGCGCCGTTCGATTCGACGTGCAGGCTGGTCATCGTCCCGAACATCTCGAGCGAAGGCAGCCCCCCGGGGTCGAGCGGCGCGAGAGTCTCCGCGTCGAGGCGGGAGCCGGCGCCGTACCCCGCCCAGACGGCGAGGAAGCCTCCGTCGCTCGCCGCGATCTCCGGGAAGAGGAACGGCCAGCCGCCCGTGCCCGGAACCGGCTCGTCCAGTTCGAACGGATCGCCGACGATCAGCTGCGGCTCGGCCGACGCGATCCGGGCGAGCGCCAGGATCGACGCGAAGAAGATCGGTGCGAAAGCCGCTCTCGACATTTCGGAATCATATCACTCATTGACGGGCGGTGGGTTCGTGATCTGTTCGAGGAAGAGCACCGCGCCCGAGCAGCGGTCAGAGAGAACCGATCTTGACGTCGCTGTAGCATATCGCTACATTTGTAACCGTACGCTGTTTCGCACCGAACAGGAGGTCGTCATGGCGAGTTCATCCCCCCTGCGACTCGACGCCGAGCTGGTTCGGGCCGCAATCGCCGCGGCCAGGCTGCACAAGCGCAGCGCGCCGCGTCAGATCGAGCTGTGGGCCGAGATCGGCCGCGCCGTGGAGAGGAGCGTCTCCGCCGAGGATCTCCTGGCGGTTCGGGAAGGGCTGGCGCGGGTCGTGCTGGAGAGAGGAACTTCCGCCGTGGCGCCCGACGAGGTCTTCGCGCGGCTTGCCGACTCGAGCTCCCGTGGCGATCTCGCGGATCGCGTCCGCGAGGGCGACGTGCGCTACCAGGCGAGCCGCTCGCGCCCGGGCCTCCTCGAGCGCATCGACGCGGACGGCCGCCGCACTACCGGGCGGTTCGTGGCGGGCGAGTTCGTCCCGGTCGAGTCGTGACCGCGCACCCGAAGCAGCTTTGGCTCCTCGCGGGAGGCAACGGCGCGGGCAAGAGCAGCTTCCACCGCCTCTTCCTCGCTCCCCGTGGCGTCGCGATGGTGAACGCCGACAGGATCGCCCGCACGCTGAGCCCCGGCGCGCCCGAAGGCGCGAGCTACGACGCCGCCGCCCAGGCCGAGATCCTGCGGGACGATCTGCTCGCCCGCGGCGCCTCGTTCTGCCTGGAGACGGTGTTCTCGCACGTCTCGAAAGTCGACTTCCTCGCGCGGGCCAAGGCGCAGGGTTACCAAATCATCGTCGTGTTCATCCACGTCGAGCCGGTGGAGCTCAACCTGGCCCGGATCTCCCAGCGCGTCGCCGCCGGCGGCCATGGCGTGCCAGAGGAAAAGGTCCGATCGCGCCTGCCGCGAACCCTCGCGAACCTACGCCGGGCGATCCCGCTCGTGGACGACCTGTGGCTCGTCGACAACTCGAGCGCCGACGATCCGCTCCGCGTCGTGGGTCGAGTCGTCGACGGCGCGGTTCGCGAGCTCGCGCGGGGCGCCCCGGCCTGGGTCAAGAATCTCCTGCGCGGCGTCAAGAGTAAGAAGTAATATCAGATAGTTTTAAACTAAAACCTCATCGAGAACGCGAGGCCGGCGGCCGTCGTCCCATCGTGCCCCGGCGCGACGAACGGCGCAACGGCCGCGTCGGATATCGCCGTTCCGCCCCCCCCTGGCCTCGCCGCCTTCTCGTTGGCGCGCCTTGCGGCCCGGGGCACTGTCGCGAGGTCGATGATCACCAGCGCCGCGACCGCGGTCGCGGAGGCGATGGCGAGGGCGAGGAACGCCGTCGACTCGCCGCCGTGCTCGGCGTTCGCCTCGGCGCTCGAGCTCCCGGCGAACCCGGCGGTGAGCGAGGCGTAGGTGAACAGCGCCGTGGCGACGGTGAACGCCGTCCGCAGCGAGAGGCACCACCAGGCCTGCCTGCCGTTCCCGACCCAGAAGTGCCCGATGCTCGGGGCGACGGCGATCCCCAGGCCGGCGACCCCGGCGCCGACGCCGAACAGCGGCCCCTCGACGCCCGCCGCGACGCCGATCCCGGCGAAACCGAAACCGAGCGCCACCGCGCCGAGCATCGGCCCGGCGGAGATCCAGAACGCGCGGCTCCGATCGTATGGCGAGTCGGACGCGTCGGGCTCGGCAGCCGCGGGATGCGCTGCGAGAAGCGCGACGACCGCGGCGATGACGGCGAACGACAGTGCGATTCTCGAACGCTCCATGGTCAACCCCTCCTTTCGTTCCGCGAGACCCTAAGCGAAATGCGTGCCAAGGCGGCTCTTTGTGCCGATTCGAATGAAATCAATATGGTCGGCGATCGCGGCGATGCGGCAGGTGTCGCGGAGCAGGCACAGTGTGCCACGAGAAGGCGCGTCCCGCGCTCACCCGCGGAACGGATTTCGGACGAGGACACCTTCGTAGGTTTGGCCGTCCGCCAGATCCTCGCTCCAGAGGATCTCGGCGCCGAGCGCGGCCGCGGCGCGGACGATCATGGCGTCCCAGAACGAGATGCGGTTCCTCTGCGCGATGGCGAGGGCCATTACGACGTCGCCGGGAACCGGCGCGAACGCGGTCCACGTCGCGAAGTCGCGGACGATCTCCGCCGCCGCGTCGGGCGCGAGCGGCTTCGGGATCTTGCGGGTCAACGTCGCCGCGAGCTCCATGAGCACCTGCACGCTCAGGCAGCCGGAGCGCTCCGCGACGAGCCGCGCGATCAGATCCGAAGCCGCGGCACGTTTTGCGCCGGCGCTCGTGTCGTGCGCGTACACCAGCACGTTCGTGTCGACGAACTCAGCGCTCATGCACGTCGTCCCGGGTCCAGGTGATCGACCCGCAGGTCCCGAGGTCGAGCCCCTCGCCGACCCTCCGCTTGATGCGCCGGGCGGCGCGGTCCTTCTCTGCCGCCTCGTCGACGAGCCGCTCGACGAACGACGCGAGCAGCCCCGACAGGGATGATCCTTCCTCGACCGCCAGGTGCTTCGCCTTCTTCAGCACGCTGACGGGAAGTGAAATCGTGACGTTCTGTCGCCCCATGCTCACCTCACGGGTATTCGTGTTGCACGTATTTACGTGCTACACTGCCAAGTATACGTGTCGGACAGCGGTTCGTCAATGAACAGCTCTGCATGCAACTGGCATGTTGACTCTCGAGCCCAGCACCACTAAGCTTTTCTCATGTCCACCGTCATCCAGATCCGCAGCGTCCCCGAAGAGATCCACCGTCAGGTCGTCGATCGCGCGGCGCTCGAGGGCTTGACGATATCGGACTTCCTGCTCCGAGAGATCCGCAAGGCGCTCGCGAAGCCGCCCCGCGCAGAGCTGCTCGCCCGCCTCGCGGCCTATCCGGAGGTGGACGGCATCGGGAGCCGCGCCGCAGAGCTCATCCGGGAAGCGCGGGACGCGGAATGATCGTGATCGATGCCTCCGCCGCAGTGGAGCTCTTGCTCCACACCGACAAGGGCGAAAGAGCGGCTGCGCGGATCGCGGACCCGATGTGCGCGCTCTACGCGCCGCATGTCATCGATCTCGAGGTCGCCCACGCCGCACGAGGGCTGATGCGCGGCGGCCTCCTGACCCGCGAGCGGGGCGCCCTGCTGCTCGCCGATCTTCGCGCCCTGGATCTCGAACGTTGCGCCCACGACGTTCTCCTTCCCCGCATCTGGGCGCTCGCCGGCCACCTGACCG from Pseudomonadota bacterium harbors:
- a CDS encoding CopG family transcriptional regulator, which codes for MGRQNVTISLPVSVLKKAKHLAVEEGSSLSGLLASFVERLVDEAAEKDRAARRIKRRVGEGLDLGTCGSITWTRDDVHER
- a CDS encoding PIN domain-containing protein — translated: MSAEFVDTNVLVYAHDTSAGAKRAAASDLIARLVAERSGCLSVQVLMELAATLTRKIPKPLAPDAAAEIVRDFATWTAFAPVPGDVVMALAIAQRNRISFWDAMIVRAAAALGAEILWSEDLADGQTYEGVLVRNPFRG
- a CDS encoding type II toxin-antitoxin system VapC family toxin → MIVIDASAAVELLLHTDKGERAAARIADPMCALYAPHVIDLEVAHAARGLMRGGLLTRERGALLLADLRALDLERCAHDVLLPRIWALAGHLTAYDAAYVALSEALDAPLLTADARLARSEGHRARIELV
- a CDS encoding zeta toxin family protein, producing the protein MTAHPKQLWLLAGGNGAGKSSFHRLFLAPRGVAMVNADRIARTLSPGAPEGASYDAAAQAEILRDDLLARGASFCLETVFSHVSKVDFLARAKAQGYQIIVVFIHVEPVELNLARISQRVAAGGHGVPEEKVRSRLPRTLANLRRAIPLVDDLWLVDNSSADDPLRVVGRVVDGAVRELARGAPAWVKNLLRGVKSKK